ATCCTTCGCCGCGTCGCTTCAGTCACCGCCCGCTCGCCGCCCACGGCCTTGGTGATAGCCGCGCCCTTGTTGCGTGTTCCGGGGTCAACCAGTTTCCCCTTATCGCCAAAGCTGAACGGAAATAGACGACACCCACCgtcttgtcgccgccgactcTTTTTCGTCACCTCCTCATCCTGAGACAAACGTCTCTTTCCAGCGGGAGACGGCGACATGCCTGACGCGTGCTAGGCTGTGTGGGCAGGATCCGACACCCTGACAAAGGACACCCACAGTCGGACCCCTGGCGGTACGGACTGGGAGCAAAGCAGCGGCCCAAGAAATTACCTCTCCAGCCCCCCATTTGGGGGCCGTTTCCATCCCGCCTCCGGAGGCCGCTCGAAGGCATGTAACTCACTGACCGAGAAGAGCTTTTGTCAAAGTCCACGACCACAAGATGCTCACCCTCACCATTTCCTGGTTTCAAAGAGAAGTTTCTCGTGTCCGCTAGCCTCGCCAGCACCACGAGAGGGATAGGTGATGCACTGGGTGTTGCGTCATTCCCCCCTCCTGGCAGCCTTACGAGGCAGAATTCACTCCTTGCGAGAAGCGGAGTAACTCTTATACCGAGTCTCTCGATACGTATTCTCCACTCTTAAGGCTGCCTCCGAGTCGGGTCCGGGCGTGCGTCCGATCCAGTTTCGCCTTTTCCAGGGTGTCAACGGGGATCCAGGATGTTGActgcgccgcctccagcTTTGAGCAGAACATTCTTCTCTCAACTCCCTTTTTCTGCCTTCTTTTAACTTCGTGATGATAGGTCTTCGGAAATTTCTAAACAGTCTTTGCCCAGGGTAACCCTTCGGCTCGTCCATGTGGAGAATTAACATCCGAGCATTGAGGTGTCCATTCGCTACATAAGTGTGTAGTTGGTTCCATAAGAAAGATGCACTGTTCTCTGTTCTTTTCGCACTACCGATCTTTCAAAGTTCTGGTCTTGCAAGTCGGAGACGATTCGACGTTTGGAGTTGGGATGCTGATTGCTCAGAGTGCAGCGAAGGTTGGTGATTGGTGGGTGCCGTCAACCTTCAGATCATGGAGTTGTGTTGTTCGAGAAAGATCCCATCAACAACCAAGACATCAAGCTTGTAAATTTGATATTTTCTGATGCTGCTACGAAAAACAAACAGAGCAAGATGCAGAGGCTTTTGCACCGCCCGGGCCATCATTGACGCGCAAAACTGCTCTAAAGGCGCTCGCGACTTGACTGAGGGGTGCGGTTACCGACTTTTCGACGCATTTGCTAGGGGCGCTGCCATGGGGCACAGCAGCTCCAATCTTGTTGGTCGCTCAACATGGCGTCTCCCTCATTTTATGCACTCATATCGATATTCTCGCCTTTAAAAGCGGGGTTGATGAACTGGGCAATTCCCAATTTCTATCAAGAAGCGCTCGTGGCATTAGTTTGTCACCCCAGACCCGTGGACGTTATTCATCTTGCAATTAAGTACAGCATCTTCAGCTCTGAAGACTCGGGTTGTCATGGTTTCCAAAGCGCTGGGCTGTGGCCTGGGTTGGTTTCTTCGTCTCGTCCCTCTGGTGTCCGCCCTTCCGGAGAACACGAACGGCAGTCCTCTCGTGGGATCCAAGCCGGTAGGGATTATCACCGTTCCTGGGCTCTTTCGTTTCGTCTCCACGCCGACCCGCTAATCCCCGTCCTTTACAGTGCAGACTTCTTGCCGATGCCGGTCTCGGCAGCCAGCTGTTCTTCCAGGGTGACGGCGAGTACACCAGGACTCTCGAGACCTATTACGGCGGCGAAAGCAAGGACCTGAGACCCCACTGCATCTTGAAGCCGGAGACGGTCGAACAGGTTACCACCGCCATCAAGACTCTCAACACATCCCAAGCTGGCAAATGCTGGAACGTGGCCGTCCGTGCAGGCGGACACTCGAACTTTCCCGCCAGCAACACCGCCTCTGGTGTGACCATTGACCTCGTTAGGCTGAACACCCTGAGTCTCAATGTAAGATCGCCGATCCTTCGTCCCAGAGCAAGGGCTGATAATCAATCCACGCAGGACAATGGAACAGTCTCGATTGGTTCCGGAAACCGGTGGGGAGATGTCTATCGATATCTCGAACCCCGAGGTGTCATGGTAGCTGGTGGACGCGAGAGCACCGTCGGAGTCAGCGGTctgcttctcggcggcggtaaGCTGCGTTTGGAGCTCGTCTCTTTCGAGAAGCGCTATGCTGACACTCAGCCCCGTAGGATTGTCGTGGTACTCTGGCTACATCGGCTTCGCTGTTGATaacgccgtcgccttcgagGTCAGGCGTGCCCAAGCCGCTTACTGGCGCATTGGTTTGCTGACAGGAAATCATTTCAGGTTGTTTTGGCcgacggcagcgtcgtcAGGGCGGCTAGCGACGAAAACCCGGATCTCTTCAGAGCTCTGAAGGGTGGCGGGGGCAACTTCGGGCTCGTGACAAAGTACGAGCTGAGACACTTCCCCTCGCACAACATATTCGGAGGCATCACGATCTTCCCTTACACTCAAAAGGACGCGATCATGCGCAAGTTTATTGAGATGGTTGACGGCAACGCGAACGGTCACCCGGACGATTCGGGCTTCGCGGCTGCTGCGTGGGGCCCGGCCAGCGGAAAGATAATGTCGTTCATCGTGGTCAACACCGAAGGACGGTCCAACACCACCGCTTTCGCCGGGCTCGAGGACCTGTCGCCTCTTGTCGATATGCGGGCCGACCTCCCGGTCACCGGCATCGCGGCGCAGATCACGTCCACATCCGGTCAATACCAAGTCTGGAGCACGTTGACGTATCGCAACACGCCCGACATGGGCCGGAAGATCCTCTCGTCCTTCGAATCCGTGATCGATGACGTTGAGCCCCTGATCGACGTCAACGAGGACCTTCGCATCGTCTATCTGCTGACGCCGCTCCCCACCTCATCCTCTAGCTACGGCGACAacgtcctcgggctcgacAAGACCCACACGAAGAGTTCGGTCATCTTCAGCGTCCAGGCTATCCTGCCGAGTACCAGGTACCGAGATCTCCTGAAGCGAAGgttcgacgaggccgtcgccgataTCAAGGCGTACGCCAAGGAGACGGGCCAGCTTTTGCCGTACCTGTACTTGAACTACGCCGGTCCCGATCAAGATCCCCTTGCCGCATACGGAGAGGAGAACATCCGCTTCATGAAGGAAGTTGCTGCAAAGTATGATCCGGGGGAGTTCTTCCAGTACGGCGTGCAGGGCGGTTTCAAACTGGCGCATCTTCGATAGACGTTGTAGAACCCCAAGACTAGCTTAGTGCTTTTGGTGCGCACACCACGAGACCGAAGCAGGTTGGAAAACTGTTGATGGAGGCTCGGCGGACGGTACCCTTCCTGGGCCACGGCACGACGGGTATGGGAATCTGCGAGGATCCTTGGTCACAGTCTCGCGGAAATCTTGTCGGACAGCATTGTTTGCACATTGCGAGAACACACACCATGACGTTCCAATCAGGGAGTTCCAGCTTCTCGTTAAAACTCAGCACGGCCTTCAAACACAACTAAAACCAGTCCTTCCTATTTCTTTACAAAAGGTATCAAGTATCGTGGTTAAGGTCCTAGAGGATAGTTAGTGATATTATCAAAGGAGCAGTGTGTGTAGAGAGCTCTTACTCCACACTCCATTAAAGGTGTATTCAATCAACGTAGGGTCTACGTTTGTGGGAATCGCTATGTTGAAGACGGTCCTCCTGGGATAGGGATTGTTCCCACTTCCACGAGCCAAGCCCCTCTCATGATTCACCCATTTCTCTCCCGCGAATTCCTGGTCCCATTCCCGCAGTGGGACCACTCCGGTGAAGTTGCCATAAAGATTGTCTTTGCCAGTAATCTGGACTTCAAGGAAGACTGAGAATGTATCCTGGGGGCCTGTAAGACGGTCAATCGCAGTTTGACCCATGCCGTCCACTCTCCAGGTGCGATAGCTCAGCCGGCGCTTGCTAGTCGATCCGTCCCAAGTGACTAAGGGAACCTgttggaggggagggaatTCATCGCCTTCGTAATCGTATCGTTCGATAAGGCTTTTGAGATTTTCAATGGTGAAGTTTTCGGTAGTGGAGGCAGCGGACTTGGATTTGCCGGATTTGCCCAAACAAAGCGAGCCAACACATAGCCGACGTCGTTCTTGCACCAAGGGTTGGGAGGATGCAAAGCAAGAAGCTAGAGTAAGAAGGAGTGTGATAGCCCAAAGCATTATGCGAATATCTGATGCAAACGAGTGTATTAGGTAGGTAAAAAGGAATGTGATAGATTAAGGTGAACTGATGTAGCGGAAGGAACAGCAGCAGAAAAGCATCTTGTACTTGAAGCAAGTTTGATTAGATCTGTATCTTAGTGCATGAGTACTTGCGGCACTATAAGCATCGAAATTAAAAAAATAACGGGATTCATTAGCCGAAAGCTGGTTTTTCTATACGTGCATACTGAGAGACAAAAATAACTACATATTATGGGGACCTAAACTGCACAGGACTGCTTACTAAAAGCTCTACGCGCTGGAAGAGTGTTATACCTGGCACACTTGATCTACGCAAGTAGCCTATCACTATTTCCTGCGTTGATTCAACCAACAACACAGGCCTCATTCCGGCCACGCCGGCTTCTTTCCTTACCTCATTCAGGTAGTTTCAAATAGGCACACAGGGATTTACCCTCCGCTTTAACGCTTTTAGTGGGACAATTCATGCAACCTTCATTTCCCAAGAGTACGTACGTCAGGAAACGGACTGGCGCCATTTTGTACACACCTTACACCTCTTAGCCAAGGTGCGGAATCAAGAAGCCTCGACCAGCCGGCGCAAGGGCTCGGCATCATCAGCCGAACGGCAACGTGCATTGTTGGCCAGTATCTTCGCGCTGAATAATGCTACTGTGGCAGCTACGCCCTGCCAGACAGTCAATCGTCCAGAGTCAATCCTGGATAGCTAGAGGTGCTCGCAGCGGCACGCTTAAAAGAACGTATATGGATGACGGCGTGCAGCAGTGTTTTATATGGTCACTTATCAAGAGGTGGGACCATGGTTATATAAAGGGATGGCGGCAATGGAAAAGAGATTGGTTGTCTTGGCTGACTCATTGCGGATGAGAGAAGACGTGCGAGGTCAACCAAGGCGGCCCCTGCCGCCCCTCGTTGCTTTAGGGGGCAGTCACGAGAGACAACATATTTACTTTGCTGGACGGAACGCAGTCGAGTAGCAGCATCAATCTCAAGCAACTGCCGAGGAAGCATGATACGAAAAGTGATGGCGCGCAGAATCAACCTACCTGAAGTGGCATGTGGCTGTGCAGCGCTATGCAGCCCTGCGGATTTCCTATCTGTCATCTTGTTCCCTCATGTGAAATGTCTTTGTTTTCGTCACAACCCCCTTGCCCGTTGCCTGTTTCTGGTTCTGCGTGGACATGGCATGCATAAGGCGATCTTGGAACGAAGAGTACGGCTTGTAGGGAACTGTGGTATCATAAATTCGACACGAGGTGTCTCGTACAGGGGATAGTCGAGGATACGCGAGCctgtcgaggaagacggctGGCACCTCGGCTGTGCAGACTTCGGGACAAGGTTTATCCTCAACGTCGCTCATGAGAACATGAAGCTAGATGCTGATTAGTATCGCATACTGGGGTGCAAGaaagatagagagagagttgAGCAAGACGTATGCGACAGGCTTGTTCGGTGAGAGGTGGCGAGCGGTCTCGAGACTGAACGGATCTGCGCTAGGCCTGAGCCAATGCATGTAATGAGCATGACTGCCATGTGAGGATCTCGTCGTGTAGCGATATCGGCGGCCAATTGGGCAAGACGGATTTGGCAGAgacgcttcttcttctggctgGAGTATTGCAGGTAGAGCTTTCGAAGATGCTCCTCGCGGGAATGGCACACTGAGACAGCTAACCAACGCCACCATTAATTTGTCACTGCCTTACTGCCCATTGCCTCCCTCTGCCCACGCGATGCACATGTCACACGTGACATGCAGCATGTCACTGCGTTTTGCTGATTAGGTGCCCTATTTTTCCGCCCCCACGGTACGTACTTTCTACcccaccatcgccatcggACTACCTGACGATGCTCCGCTCACTCGCACTCGTTCTCGCATCCACCATCCACCCACTTccacttcttcttcttcttcttctcttcatcctctCAACCGTTCCTTCCTCCCTTGTCTCAAAATATGGCCACGTCAACCCGGATATTGCTGCCACGgttggcagcagcaacattAGCAGCAGTACACGGCAACCACGGCCCCCGACAAGCCATATGTTGACTCCATCTCCACCCCCGCTGCCTACCAGTATGAGGCCCACCACCCCgtagacgacgacgacagaaGCGTGTCCGAAATCCTGACCAAGACAAGTGCAAGAGAATGGGGCCGCTCCCATCTCGTTGCACTTCCTGTATTGGTTTGAGGCAGGAGAAACCACATGTTACTGCCTGAGCACAACTACTTCTTTTGAGCCGCAAGCTGCTGACTGGCAGCACCCGTCTCAAAATGAATCGCAAGGGCGCAAAAAACGAAGATGAGATCCCCtctggcggtggtggtggcggcggtggcggtgtcAACAATAACAAGGGCACCCTTGCCGACTGTATCAACGCTGTCTCCTCTTGTGAAGACAAGGCCAAAGAAGGCGGTATAAACACCACCATGCGCGAGGGCATGCTGGTCGCCTTTAACCTCCACAACATCATTCTCCAGGATGTCGATGAGAATGATGCAAAGGACGTTGTTGACGACAACGCATTCGCTAGAGAAAACTTTATGGCTAGGGCCAAAGGAAAGGTGAGTCGAGTAGCCAACagatgtcgacggcgagccgCCCATCAATCATCATGCTAGCACCTCGACCTGCTCAGTGTCATTGTGATTGCTGCCGCAAGTCACTTGTCCGGTTTCTCGAGATTGATATCTTGGGCCAGTACCTCGACAGCCTTAGGAAACACATTGACGAGAAGGTCCCGGGATGGGCTTATCAGTCCTTGGAAATGTTTCCATTTCTCTCGCACGATGAGGGTATTCACCTCGTCCGTAGTCTTGTGCTTTTCCGTTCGTCTGCACCTACCACCGTCCACCATCCCCAAGGAGTCCGCCGGAACGGAACCCTCCTTAAGTGGTCCAGCATGTTTTCAAAAGGCGCGGCGCGGTTTGATTCGAGAATGCGCTTAGTAAGGTTCCGGCCTTTGCTGTTGAATAAGCTGGCGTTCTTAGGTCTCGTTGCTGCACCTGAAGGGCTTCTCTCAGGAGATCAGACGGCGTGAAGTCGGAGGAACGCGGCGTGCGTCATCTCGTAGCTGGAGACGGCCCTTCCTGACGCCATATCGCCAAGTTTGAGACAACCCACCTGGCGGGCCGCCCCATCCTTAAGCTATTCTTCCCTGTTAGCGGGGTTGTTTGTTGTGGCCAATAGCTTTCGAAACTGGCTAGGGATGCAGATATCAGGTGAGGCGAGAGAAGAGAAATGGCGGATAGAAAGGGACGCTAGACTACCTATCCAGATGCGGTAGGCCAGCCAGTCCGTCGTGGGTTTTCCCCGAGATGCCACTTGGACGTCGGGAGTGCGTGATGGGTTCGGCCGTAACCCACGTCTGAGGAAGCGTGACTCGGGAACGACAGGCTTTGAGGTCGTATCGTTGTTTTCCTTCGTTGAACCGGAGGTCAAGAAGCACATCGGCACGCGAACCTCTCCCGGTCGATCCGCTGAATCAGCGGCAACTCGGGCCCGGGACCGCCTGGATGGCGTCTTGACCGGGGTCTGAGGCGCTGTGATTGACAACCCCGGTTTCCTGCTTCAAGACCCAAACCCTTTGCGGCAGCCATTGGCATTGGCTCGTGGTGGGAATAGGCGCAGAGTTGAGGCTCGATACCGCTCGGCACAGGGGAGTATCCATGTGGATCTTCATGGGTTCCGCTACAACGAAGCGTTCGATGGCTTCCCCGCCAGGCCAATAGACGGTCTGGGTGATGGAAGGAGCTGCATCGTAGTATGCTTGATGTTTCATGAACAGACACTTCTTTACTTCTTTTCGAAGAGTTGCGGACGAATCATGTGCAGCGTATTGCATGTGCAAGTCTCACAAGGAAGCCTGATGgtgaacccccccccccccccccctacctGTCAAGCCCTTCTTCGTAAGCAACGGCCCCCCTGTATGCTTTGGTTAAAGAATGGTTCTGCATGTCATGATCCGTACTGCTATCACTCAGATCGGCCGGCTATCATTCGTTGTCAAT
The genomic region above belongs to Colletotrichum higginsianum IMI 349063 chromosome 2, whole genome shotgun sequence and contains:
- a CDS encoding FAD binding domain-containing protein → MVSKALGCGLGWFLRLVPLVSALPENTNGSPLVGSKPCRLLADAGLGSQLFFQGDGEYTRTLETYYGGESKDLRPHCILKPETVEQVTTAIKTLNTSQAGKCWNVAVRAGGHSNFPASNTASGVTIDLVRLNTLSLNDNGTVSIGSGNRWGDVYRYLEPRGVMVAGGRESTVGVSGLLLGGGLSWYSGYIGFAVDNAVAFEVVLADGSVVRAASDENPDLFRALKGGGGNFGLVTKYELRHFPSHNIFGGITIFPYTQKDAIMRKFIEMVDGNANGHPDDSGFAAAAWGPASGKIMSFIVVNTEGRSNTTAFAGLEDLSPLVDMRADLPVTGIAAQITSTSGQYQVWSTLTYRNTPDMGRKILSSFESVIDDVEPLIDVNEDLRIVYLLTPLPTSSSSYGDNVLGLDKTHTKSSVIFSVQAILPSTRYRDLLKRRFDEAVADIKAYAKETGQLLPYLYLNYAGPDQDPLAAYGEENIRFMKEVAAKYDPGEFFQYGVQGGFKLAHLR
- a CDS encoding Histidine permease is translated as MLWAITLLLTLASCFASSQPLVQERRRLCVGSLCLGKSGKSKSAASTTENFTIENLKSLIERYDYEGDEFPPLQQVPLVTWDGSTSKRRLSYRTWRVDGMGQTAIDRLTGPQDTFSVFLEVQITGKDNLYGNFTGVVPLREWDQEFAGEKWVNHERGLARGSGNNPYPRRTVFNIAIPTNVDPTLIEYTFNGVWRP